One Oryza glaberrima chromosome 10, OglaRS2, whole genome shotgun sequence DNA segment encodes these proteins:
- the LOC127785864 gene encoding DNA-directed RNA polymerase subunit beta-like produces the protein VASLTGSLAIHARIDHWWGSVESPFYEISEKAKKKKERQVVYLSPNRDEYYMIAAGNSLSLNQGIQEEQVVPARYRQEFLTIAWEQIHVRSIFPFQYFSIGGSLIPFIEHNDANRALMSSNMQRQAVPLSRSEKCIVGTGLERQTALDSRVSVIAEREGKIISTNSHKILLSSSGKTISIPLVTHRRSNKNTCMHQKPRVPRGKSIKKGQILAEGAATVGGELALGKNVLVAYVPWEGYNFEDAVLISERLVYEDIYTSFHIRKYEIQTDTTSQGSAEKITKEIPHLEEHLLCNLDRNGVVKLGSWVETGDILVGKLTPQIASESSYIAEAGLLRAIFGLEVSTSKETSLKLPIGGRGRVIDVKWIQRDPLDIMVRVYILQKHEIKVGDKVAGRHGNKGIISKILPRQDMPYLQDGTPVDMVFNPLGVPSRMNVGQIFESSLGLPGDLLKKHYRIAPFDERYEQEASRKLVFSELYEASKQTKNPWVFEPEYPGKSRIFDGRTGELAIPALLSTEVNLCLLGKRIASSKFCLGRTWISITMKFINENEVVNGRATIILFLVCVPKRRNLSISCFEVSKKGVETDRNS, from the exons GTTGCTTCACTTACTGGATCTTTAGCTATTCATGCGAGAATTGATCATTGGTGGGGATCCGTAGAGAGTCCATTTTATGAAATATCTGagaaagcaaagaaaaaaaaagagagacaggTGGTTTATTTATCACCAAATAGAGATGAGTATTATATGATAGCAGCAGGAAATTCTTTGTCCTTGAATCAGGGTATTCAGGAAGAACAGGTTGTTCCAGCTAGATACCGTCAAGAATTCCTGACTATTGCATGGGAACAGATTCATGTTAGAAGTATTTTTCCTTTCCAATATTTTTCTATTGGGGGTTCTCTCATTCCTTTTATTGAGCATAATGATGCGAATCGAGCTTTAATGAGTTCTAATATGCAGCGCCAAGCAGTTCCGCTTTCTCGGTCCGAGAAGTGCATTGTTGGAACTGGATTGGAACGCCAAACAGCTCTAGATTCGAGGGTTTCTGTTATAGCCGAACGCGAGGGAAAGATCATTTCTACTAATAGTCACAAGATCCTTTTATCAAGTAGTGGGAAGACTATAAGTATTCCTTTAGTTACCCATCGGCGCTCTAACAAAAATACTTGTATGCACCAAAAACCTCGGGTTCCGCGGGGTAAATCCATTAAAAAAGGACAAATTTTAGCGGAGGGGGCTGCTACGGTTGGTGGGGAACTTGCTTTAGGAAAAAACGTATTAGTAGCTTATGTGCCATGGGAAGGTTACAATTTTGAAGACGCAGTATTAATTAGCGAACGTTTGGTATATGAGGATATTTATACTTCTTTTCACATCCGAAAATATGAAATTCAGACAGATACAACAAGCCAAGGCTCCGCTGAAAAAATCACTAAAGAAATACCACATCTAGAAGAACATTTACTCTGCAATTTGGACAGAAATGGAGTTGTGAAGTTGGGGTCCTGGGTAGAAACAGGCGATATTTTAGTAGGTAAATTAACGCCTCAGATAGCGAGCGAATCGTCCTATATCGCGGAAGCTGGATTATTACGGGCCATATTTGGTCTTGAGGTATCCACTTCAAAAGAAACTTCTCTCAAACTACCGATAGGTGGAAGAGGACGCGTTATCGATGTGAAATGGATCCAGAGGGATCCCCTCGACATAATGGTTCgtgtatatattttacaaaaacaCGAAATCAAAGTTGGGGATAAAGTAGCCGGAAGACACGGGAATAAAGGGatcatttccaaaattttgccTAGGCAAGATATGCCCTATTTGCAAGATGGAACGCCTGTTGATATGGTTTTCAATCCCTTAGGAGTACCCTCCCGAATGAATGTGGGACAAATATTTGAAAGCTCGCTCGGATTACCAGGGGATCTGCTAAAGAAACATTATAGAATAGCACCCTTTGATGAGAGATATGAGCAAGAGGCTTCAAGAAAACTTGTGTTTTCAGAATTATATGAAGCcagtaaacaaacaaaaaatccgTGGGTATTTGAACCCGAGTACCCGGGAAAAAGCAGAATATTTGATGGAAGAACAGGAGAGTTAGCGATCCCGGCTCT TCTTTCTACAGAGGTCAATCTTTGCCTATTAGGCAAGAGGATAGCAAGTTCGAAATTCTGTCTCGGTAGGACATGGATTTCTATTACTATGAAATTCATAAATGAAAATGAAGTAGTTAATGGGAGGGCTACCATTATCCTTTTTCTTGTATGTGTTCCTAAGAGAAGGAATTTGTCCATTTCATGTTTCGAGGTCTCAAAAAAGGGCGTGGAAACAGATAGAAACTCTTGA
- the LOC127785865 gene encoding LOW QUALITY PROTEIN: photosystem II D2 protein-like (The sequence of the model RefSeq protein was modified relative to this genomic sequence to represent the inferred CDS: inserted 1 base in 1 codon), giving the protein MEIEKKCSPSSFGNEYRVGFFSYQYRIEHAEQDLLHGNLLDLDRENRTDFAISFFGPIVVFVFVFLIYPLGQSGWFFAPSFGVAAIFRFILFFQGFHNWMLNPFHMMGVAGVLGAALLCAIHGXTVENTLFEDGDGANTFRAFNPTQAEETYSMVTANRFWSQIFGVAFSNKRWLHFFMLFVPVTGLWMSAIGVVGLALNLRAYDFVSQEIRAAEDPEFETFYTKNILLNEGIRAWMAAQDQPHENLIFLEEVLPRGNAL; this is encoded by the exons ATggaaattgaaaagaaatgtAGCCCCAGTTCCTTCGGAAATG aataccGAGTCGGGTTCTTCTCCTACCAGTATCGAATAGAACATGCTGAACAAGATCTTCTTCATGGAAACCTGCTCGATTTAGATCGGGAAAATCGTACAGATTTTGCAATTTCATTCTTTGGCCCAATCGTTGTTTTTGTTTTCGTATTCCTGATTTATCCACTGGGGCAATCCGGTTGGTTCTTTGCGCCGAGTTTTGGCGTAGCAGCGATATTTCGATTCATCCTCTTCTTCCAAGGATTTCATAATTGGATGTTGAACCCATTTCATATGATGGGAGTTGCCGGAGTATTAGGCGCGGCTCTGCTATGCGCTATTCATG CAACCGTGGAAAACACTCTATTTGAGGACGGTGATGGTGCAAATACCTTCCGCGCTTTTAACCCAACTCAAGCTGAAGAAACTTATTCAATGGTCACCGCTAATCGCTTTTGGTCCCAAATCTTTGGTGTTGCTTTTTCCAATAAACGTTGGTTACATTTCTTTATGCTATTTGTACCGGTCACCGGTTTATGGATGAGTGCTATTGGCGTAGTCGGCCTGGCTCTGAACCTACGTgcctatgactttgtttcccaGGAAATCCGTGCAGCGGAAGATCCTGAATTTGAGACTTTCTACaccaaaaatattcttttaaacGAGGGTATTCGTGCGTGGATGGCAGCTCAGGATCAGCCTCATGAAAATCTTATATTCCTTGAGGAGGTTCTACCACGTGGAAACGCTCTTTAA